In Streptococcus dysgalactiae subsp. dysgalactiae, the following are encoded in one genomic region:
- the pstA gene encoding phosphate ABC transporter permease PstA — MNAKKVDKLATGTLYTIAGIIVAILASLILYILVRGLPQISWSFLTGKSSSYEAGGGIGIQLYNSFFLLIVTLIISIPLSTGAGIYLAEYAKKGPVTNFIRTCIEILSSLPSVVVGLFGYLIFVVQFEYGFSIISGALALTVFNLPQMTRNVEDSLLHVHHTQREAGLALGLSRWETVFHVVIPEALPGIVTGIVLASGRIFGEAAALIYTAGQSAPALDWSNWNPLSVTSPISIFRQSETLAVHIWKVNSEGTIPDATLVSAGSAAVLLVFILLFNLSARFIGKKLHSKMTAAK, encoded by the coding sequence ATGAACGCTAAAAAAGTCGATAAATTAGCGACGGGTACCCTCTATACCATTGCTGGAATTATTGTAGCTATTTTGGCTTCGTTAATTCTGTATATTCTTGTCCGTGGCTTGCCACAAATCAGCTGGTCCTTTTTAACAGGAAAATCGTCTTCGTACGAAGCTGGTGGGGGAATTGGTATTCAGTTGTATAATTCCTTCTTCCTATTGATTGTTACCTTGATTATTTCTATTCCTCTTTCAACTGGAGCGGGGATTTACTTGGCTGAATATGCCAAGAAAGGACCTGTTACCAACTTTATTAGAACCTGTATTGAGATTCTGTCTTCTCTGCCATCTGTGGTTGTTGGGCTCTTTGGTTACTTGATTTTCGTTGTGCAGTTTGAATATGGCTTTTCTATTATTTCAGGGGCTCTGGCTTTGACGGTCTTTAATCTTCCTCAAATGACCCGTAACGTTGAAGATAGTTTACTTCATGTACACCACACACAACGTGAAGCAGGATTAGCTTTAGGGCTATCACGCTGGGAAACAGTATTCCATGTGGTTATCCCAGAGGCATTACCAGGAATTGTAACTGGTATTGTCTTGGCTTCTGGCCGTATTTTTGGTGAGGCGGCAGCTCTCATTTACACTGCAGGTCAATCAGCACCTGCCCTTGATTGGTCAAATTGGAACCCGCTTAGTGTCACTAGCCCAATCTCTATCTTCCGTCAATCGGAAACCCTAGCTGTTCATATTTGGAAAGTTAACAGCGAAGGAACAATCCCTGACGCCACACTTGTGTCCGCAGGAAGTGCAGCAGTACTGTTAGTGTTTATTCTTTTGTTTAACCTTTCAGCTCGCTTTATTGGGAAGAAACTTCATTCTAAAATGACAGCAGCGAAATAA